A stretch of the Oenococcus sp. UCMA 16435 genome encodes the following:
- a CDS encoding GNAT family N-acetyltransferase — protein MTEVAECLLKLGFSSQFLNKISASCVPDNIGSKKVLEKNGMRDIGITKKAFKKNGTAFDLENFEITKEVYLKKDD, from the coding sequence GTGACCGAAGTAGCTGAATGTTTGCTTAAATTAGGCTTTTCATCTCAGTTCCTTAATAAGATTTCTGCTTCTTGCGTACCGGATAATATTGGGTCGAAGAAAGTTCTCGAAAAAAATGGCATGCGTGACATTGGAATTACCAAAAAAGCTTTTAAAAAGAATGGAACTGCTTTTGATCTCGAGAATTTTGAAATAACAAAAGAAGTATATTTGAAAAAGGATGACTAA